Proteins encoded by one window of bacterium:
- a CDS encoding Rrf2 family transcriptional regulator: MFSKGCSYAIRASLLVTTKELKDGRKFIPIKELSDELDLSFHFLTKIMQELTEAKIMESFRGPNGGIGLARPAKDIRLVDVIEAIDGLDIFTECALGLPGCGEDTPCPLHASWAKRREDLHRMFEKTTLASLAKDLQSSGLRH; this comes from the coding sequence TTGTTTTCAAAGGGCTGTAGCTACGCGATTCGTGCCTCTCTCCTTGTCACTACTAAGGAGCTGAAAGATGGCCGCAAGTTCATACCGATCAAAGAACTGTCGGATGAACTCGATCTCTCTTTCCATTTCCTCACCAAGATCATGCAGGAGCTGACCGAAGCGAAGATCATGGAGTCGTTTCGCGGTCCCAACGGTGGCATTGGGCTCGCAAGACCCGCCAAGGATATCCGCTTGGTTGATGTAATTGAGGCGATTGACGGCCTGGACATTTTCACCGAGTGCGCGCTCGGCCTCCCGGGGTGTGGTGAAGATACTCCCTGCCCTCTGCACGCAAGCTGGGCCAAACGTCGGGAAGATCTGCATCGCATGTTTGAAAAGACCACGCTGGCCAGTTTGGCCAAAGACCTCCAGTCCAGCGGACTTCGGCATTGA
- a CDS encoding sulfite exporter TauE/SafE family protein, whose translation MDSLFVAALSAIWLGILTSISPCPLATNIAAVSYIGKHVSSGRHALWSGLLYVLGRVVTYIVVGAIVTAGVLSIPGVSNFLQKYMNSLLGPILILVGLVLLNWLPFSIPGLTPSDKMQERASRGSLWGAALLGAVFALSFCPVSAALFFGSLIPLSVQHHSYLLIPSLYGIGTGLPVLVVGIMLAYSAKSVGKLFSGIQRFESWVRVITAVIFIIVGIYMILRYVFHLF comes from the coding sequence ATGGATTCACTCTTTGTCGCAGCACTTTCCGCTATCTGGCTGGGGATACTCACCTCGATCAGCCCTTGTCCATTGGCCACCAACATTGCGGCCGTTTCCTACATAGGCAAGCATGTGTCGAGCGGACGCCATGCCCTCTGGTCCGGATTGCTGTATGTCCTCGGTCGAGTAGTTACCTACATTGTAGTGGGGGCGATCGTGACCGCCGGTGTGCTCTCCATACCCGGCGTATCGAATTTCCTGCAGAAGTACATGAACAGCTTGCTCGGACCGATCCTCATCCTGGTCGGCTTGGTTCTGTTAAACTGGTTGCCGTTCAGCATTCCGGGACTCACACCCAGCGACAAAATGCAGGAACGTGCCTCACGTGGAAGTCTCTGGGGAGCGGCTCTGCTCGGCGCTGTCTTTGCACTCTCTTTCTGTCCGGTATCAGCGGCATTGTTTTTCGGAAGTCTGATCCCGCTGTCGGTACAGCATCACTCGTACCTGCTGATTCCGTCGCTGTATGGCATTGGCACCGGCCTGCCGGTACTGGTTGTCGGTATCATGCTGGCGTACAGCGCCAAGTCGGTGGGGAAGCTGTTTTCGGGAATCCAGCGCTTTGAAAGCTGGGTTCGTGTCATCACCGCGGTCATTTTCATCATCGTTGGGATCTACATGATCTTGAGATATGTCTTTCACCTGTTTTGA
- a CDS encoding cytochrome c, which yields MKSLILLSAMTLAMILAVIGCSSTPETDAERQARWVAGNLTSWETEHGIGPITEETQSAAIDPSRATSGHDLFVKKCATCHYLDHKKTGPMLRDVTKRRSAEYVLNQILNPEQMGKLHPDGKKLVAQYAQYMTIQGITHENAEDLLAFLRSEADKPALPPEQQPGFGTPPPPPGN from the coding sequence ATGAAGTCCTTGATCCTCTTAAGCGCGATGACCCTGGCGATGATCCTTGCCGTCATCGGCTGCTCTTCCACTCCCGAGACCGACGCCGAACGTCAGGCGAGGTGGGTAGCGGGCAATCTAACGAGTTGGGAGACCGAACACGGCATTGGCCCCATAACCGAAGAGACACAATCCGCCGCAATAGACCCTTCTCGTGCGACCTCAGGTCACGACCTGTTTGTAAAAAAGTGCGCAACCTGCCACTACCTGGATCACAAGAAGACTGGCCCGATGCTTCGCGATGTCACCAAACGCCGCTCGGCTGAGTACGTTCTCAACCAGATCCTGAATCCTGAACAGATGGGGAAGCTTCATCCAGATGGCAAAAAACTGGTCGCGCAGTATGCGCAGTACATGACGATTCAGGGGATCACTCACGAAAACGCTGAGGACCTGCTTGCCTTTCTACGCTCAGAAGCGGACAAACCGGCGCTTCCTCCGGAGCAGCAACCAGGGTTCGGCACACCGCCACCACCGCCCGGCAATTGA
- a CDS encoding TM0996/MTH895 family glutaredoxin-like protein gives MKLIQILGTGCPKCKKLEEQTREAAKAIGLECEILKVTDIEVIMRMGVMMTPGLVIDGKVVLSGKVPSVDELKKILA, from the coding sequence ATGAAATTGATTCAAATTCTGGGCACCGGCTGTCCCAAGTGCAAGAAGCTCGAGGAGCAGACGCGCGAGGCGGCCAAGGCCATCGGCCTTGAGTGTGAGATCCTCAAAGTCACCGATATCGAGGTGATCATGCGCATGGGCGTCATGATGACCCCGGGGCTGGTGATCGACGGCAAAGTCGTATTATCCGGCAAAGTACCATCGGTCGATGAACTGAAAAAGATCCTGGCGTGA